In Actinacidiphila yeochonensis CN732, a genomic segment contains:
- a CDS encoding (2Fe-2S)-binding protein has translation MPVISASYDRLAAVLPALRVAAAPPRSGAGWTRAAEIAAGGRALAAFVARDTERLALEHGRAPRPDVAATLALHRYLWPVCLLFTVPWFLQRRVPRLPVEDVSFHPDSGRVTALPRAFGCLPDDPAAALPDARPVASAAALRAELRSAVAEHAGPVLAAFRPLVRRGPRALWGLVADEVAEGLWFAARLLGEEERAVAELQALLPGDTPPLSGAAGFHQRGDGPSCGSTTGGTARTRLACCLYYTLSPAGACAGCPRAGGAGRIGHRADAA, from the coding sequence ATGCCAGTGATCAGCGCATCGTACGACCGCCTGGCCGCGGTGCTGCCCGCCCTGCGGGTCGCCGCGGCGCCACCGCGTTCGGGAGCCGGCTGGACGCGCGCCGCCGAGATCGCGGCCGGCGGGCGGGCGCTGGCCGCGTTCGTGGCGCGCGACACCGAGCGGCTCGCCCTGGAGCACGGCCGCGCGCCCCGCCCGGACGTCGCGGCGACGCTGGCGCTGCACCGGTACCTGTGGCCGGTGTGCCTGCTCTTCACGGTTCCCTGGTTCCTCCAGCGGCGGGTGCCGCGGCTGCCGGTGGAGGACGTGTCGTTCCACCCCGACAGCGGGCGGGTCACCGCGCTCCCCCGCGCCTTCGGCTGCCTGCCCGACGATCCGGCGGCCGCGCTGCCCGACGCCCGCCCGGTCGCCTCCGCCGCCGCGCTGCGCGCGGAGTTGCGCTCGGCGGTCGCCGAGCACGCGGGTCCGGTGCTGGCCGCGTTCCGCCCGCTGGTGCGGCGCGGCCCGCGGGCCCTGTGGGGGCTGGTGGCCGACGAGGTCGCCGAGGGGCTGTGGTTCGCCGCCCGGCTGCTGGGCGAGGAGGAGCGGGCGGTGGCCGAACTCCAGGCGCTGCTACCGGGCGACACGCCGCCGCTGTCCGGTGCCGCCGGATTCCACCAGAGGGGTGACGGACCGTCCTGCGGCAGCACCACCGGCGGAACCGCGCGGACCCGGCTCGCCTGCTGCCTCTACTACACTCTCAGCCCTGCCGGCGCCTGCGCGGGCTGCCCGCGGGCGGGCGGTGCGGGCCGTATCGGACACCGGGCCGACGCCGCCTGA
- a CDS encoding DUF2637 domain-containing protein, protein MRLDGISLNWMISGAIGLIVLVACVVVFRNRRPDTDNATTDSWERSEERRRRKEALYGSASYVLLFCCAAVAAALSFHGLVGFGQQNLGLSNGWEYLVPFGLDGAAMFCSVLAVREASHGDAALGSRMLVWLFAGAAAWFNWVHAPRGVDHAGAPQFFAGMSLSAAVLFDRALKQTRRAALREQGLVPRPLPQIRMVRWLRAPRETFAAWSLMLLEGVRSLDEAVEEVREDKRQRTENSQARRDHDRLERAKIKALSRQGRSWPRGGGGGRQVELPSTGGAGGGQPASEPVIAAELPVGELPVRSRPALQPVREEAVPASSTASSTIDLTAEDDTLTLPRLDSLERKLQDLERQFG, encoded by the coding sequence ATGAGACTTGACGGAATATCGCTGAACTGGATGATCTCGGGCGCCATCGGCCTGATCGTCCTGGTGGCTTGCGTCGTCGTGTTCCGCAACCGCCGCCCCGACACGGACAACGCGACCACCGACTCGTGGGAGCGCAGCGAGGAGCGGCGCCGGCGCAAGGAGGCGCTCTACGGCAGCGCCTCGTACGTCCTGCTCTTCTGCTGTGCCGCGGTCGCCGCGGCCCTGTCCTTCCACGGGCTGGTGGGCTTCGGGCAGCAGAACCTCGGCCTGTCCAACGGCTGGGAGTACCTGGTGCCGTTCGGGCTCGACGGCGCCGCGATGTTCTGCTCGGTGCTGGCGGTCCGCGAGGCCAGCCACGGCGACGCGGCGCTCGGCTCGCGCATGCTGGTGTGGCTCTTCGCCGGTGCGGCGGCCTGGTTCAACTGGGTGCACGCGCCGCGCGGTGTGGACCACGCGGGCGCTCCCCAGTTCTTCGCCGGCATGTCGCTGTCCGCCGCGGTGCTCTTCGACCGCGCGCTGAAGCAGACCCGCCGGGCGGCGCTGCGCGAGCAGGGCCTGGTGCCGCGCCCGCTGCCGCAGATCCGCATGGTCCGCTGGCTCCGGGCGCCCCGGGAGACGTTCGCGGCCTGGTCGCTGATGCTCCTTGAGGGCGTGCGCTCGCTGGACGAGGCGGTGGAGGAGGTCCGCGAGGACAAGCGCCAGCGCACGGAGAACTCGCAGGCGCGGCGCGACCACGACCGGTTGGAGCGGGCGAAGATCAAGGCGCTCAGCCGGCAGGGCCGTTCCTGGCCGCGCGGCGGCGGAGGCGGACGCCAGGTGGAGCTGCCCTCGACGGGTGGCGCCGGCGGCGGCCAGCCCGCGTCGGAGCCTGTCATAGCGGCGGAACTGCCCGTCGGTGAGCTGCCGGTGAGGTCGCGTCCGGCGCTGCAGCCGGTCCGCGAGGAGGCCGTTCCGGCGTCCTCCACCGCGTCCTCGACGATCGACCTCACCGCGGAGGACGACACCCTCACGCTGCCTCGCCTGGACTCCCTGGAGCGCAAGCTCCAGGATCTGGAGCGGCAGTTCGGCTGA
- a CDS encoding protein phosphatase 2C domain-containing protein — protein MVGKAEGDGDGPAPPSGYGPPVFEVEAAAAEPEPFQEAPESVPFTGEAVPGRPEPGQAWGETAFGEGEVRWAPELPPGWVAAGGGAEVREEPPGAVGVVGDGPPTYAAEPTAWPEADPDMLDAQVPDTVLDGAQYGPLTVRSAAVRGDSARYRGQPRRDALLTARFGTGNEALLLVAMASGARGSDDAHRAAQDAVRWIAGAVGRSRARLSDDLRAARRGSLKSGLHRLTDRCYGRLRARGEDLGLAAGAYTAAVRCLLLPADPDCRIRLFFGVGDGGLFRLRDGGWQDLDPLGGEPASPEPGPSRLVRPPGASGEPHAGPPRGAVPERGEPEGWSERPGGPEEYGGPGASFRFRATEARPGDVLLMCGAGMAEPLRGEPELPELLAGRWGTGQVPGLAAYLADVQTRVKGYADDRTAVTVWDA, from the coding sequence ATGGTGGGAAAGGCTGAGGGCGACGGTGACGGGCCCGCGCCCCCATCCGGCTACGGGCCGCCGGTGTTCGAGGTGGAAGCGGCCGCCGCCGAACCGGAACCCTTCCAAGAGGCTCCCGAGTCCGTACCGTTCACCGGAGAGGCCGTCCCCGGACGGCCCGAGCCGGGGCAGGCGTGGGGCGAGACCGCGTTCGGCGAGGGGGAGGTGCGCTGGGCACCGGAGCTGCCCCCCGGCTGGGTGGCCGCGGGCGGCGGCGCAGAGGTACGGGAGGAGCCGCCGGGTGCGGTCGGCGTCGTCGGGGACGGTCCGCCGACGTACGCGGCCGAGCCGACGGCGTGGCCCGAGGCGGACCCCGACATGCTGGACGCGCAGGTGCCCGACACCGTGCTGGACGGCGCCCAGTACGGCCCGCTCACCGTGCGCAGCGCGGCGGTGCGCGGCGACTCCGCCCGGTACCGGGGGCAGCCGCGCCGGGACGCGCTGCTGACCGCCAGGTTCGGGACGGGGAACGAGGCGCTGCTCCTGGTGGCGATGGCCAGTGGCGCGCGCGGCTCGGACGACGCGCACCGGGCCGCGCAGGACGCGGTGCGGTGGATCGCCGGGGCGGTCGGCCGCAGCCGGGCGCGGCTCAGCGACGACCTGCGGGCGGCCCGCCGCGGCTCGTTGAAGTCCGGGCTGCACCGGCTCACCGACCGCTGCTACGGACGGCTGCGCGCCCGCGGCGAGGACCTCGGCCTGGCCGCCGGCGCGTACACCGCCGCGGTGCGCTGCCTGCTGCTGCCCGCCGACCCGGACTGCCGCATCCGGCTCTTCTTCGGCGTCGGCGACGGCGGGCTCTTCCGGCTCCGCGACGGCGGCTGGCAGGACCTCGACCCGCTCGGCGGCGAACCCGCCTCCCCGGAGCCCGGCCCCAGCCGCCTCGTACGGCCGCCCGGCGCGTCCGGCGAACCCCACGCCGGTCCGCCGCGGGGCGCCGTACCGGAGCGGGGCGAGCCGGAGGGGTGGAGCGAGCGGCCGGGCGGGCCCGAGGAGTACGGAGGGCCGGGGGCGTCGTTCCGGTTCCGTGCCACCGAGGCCCGTCCGGGTGACGTGCTGCTGATGTGCGGCGCCGGTATGGCGGAGCCGCTGCGGGGCGAGCCGGAGCTGCCGGAGCTGCTGGCCGGGCGGTGGGGCACTGGGCAGGTGCCGGGCCTGGCCGCGTACCTGGCCGACGTGCAGACCCGGGTGAAGGGCTACGCCGACGACCGGACGGCGGTCACGGTCTGGGACGCCTGA
- a CDS encoding ATP-binding protein, whose protein sequence is MRHTVGRADLPAVAETRRLLRDRLRQWGVPALVDTTELLATELLTNALRHTHGGAVVTATLSTGPQQRLRVEVHDSTSRRPRPRDPRPDEATSGRGLMLVEALADEWGVRQDAAGKAVWFELDGGADGPEARAA, encoded by the coding sequence ATGCGGCACACGGTCGGGCGGGCGGACCTGCCGGCCGTCGCCGAGACCCGCAGGCTGCTGCGCGACCGCCTGCGGCAGTGGGGCGTGCCGGCGCTGGTGGACACGACCGAACTGCTCGCCACCGAACTGCTCACCAACGCGCTGCGGCACACCCACGGCGGTGCCGTGGTCACCGCCACCCTCTCCACGGGCCCGCAGCAGCGGCTGCGGGTCGAGGTGCACGACTCCACCTCGCGCCGGCCCCGCCCGCGCGACCCGCGCCCGGACGAGGCCACCTCCGGCCGCGGGCTGATGCTGGTGGAGGCGTTGGCCGACGAGTGGGGCGTACGGCAGGACGCGGCCGGGAAGGCGGTCTGGTTCGAGCTCGACGGCGGCGCGGACGGGCCCGAGGCGCGGGCCGCGTGA
- a CDS encoding pyruvate dehydrogenase, whose product MAKQTVAEQFVDILVRAGVRRLYGVVGDSLNPVVDAVRRNRALDWVHVRHEETAAFAAGAEAQLTGRLAACAGSCGPGNLHLINGLFDAHRSMAPVLALASHIPSAEIGTTYFQETHPDRLFQECSHYSELVANPAQMPRVLHTAIQHAVGRGGVSVVTLPGDVAGQPAPSPGSTEHALVSSRPSVRPGDAEIDELARMVDAARRVTLFCGSGTAGAHDEVMAFAERIKAPVGHALRGKEHIQYDNPYDVGMSGLLGYGAAYEAMHECDLLVLLGTDFPYNAFLPDDVAIVQVDVRPEHLGRRSRLDLAVWGDVGETLRALTPRVREKNDRAFLDRMLRKHTAALEGVVRAYTRKVEKHVPIHPEYVASVLDDMADDDAVFTVDTGMCNVWAARYLTPNGRRRVIGSFSHGSMANALPQAIGAQFLDRRRQVVSMSGDGGFTMLMGDFLTLVQYDLPVKVVLFNNSSLGMVELEMMVEGLPAYGTTNRNPDFAALAQAAGAYAVRVEKPKHLRAALKDAFRHKGPALVDVVTDPHALSIPPRITGEQISGFALSMGRTVLDGGVGKMVQLARSNLRNVPRP is encoded by the coding sequence ATGGCGAAACAGACCGTTGCCGAGCAGTTCGTGGACATTCTGGTGCGCGCCGGGGTGCGGCGGCTCTACGGCGTGGTGGGCGACAGCCTGAACCCGGTGGTGGACGCCGTGCGCCGCAACCGGGCCCTCGACTGGGTGCACGTCCGGCACGAGGAGACCGCCGCGTTCGCCGCGGGCGCGGAGGCGCAGCTCACCGGGCGGCTCGCGGCCTGCGCCGGCTCCTGCGGCCCCGGCAACCTCCACCTGATCAACGGCCTGTTCGACGCACACCGCTCGATGGCGCCGGTGCTGGCCCTCGCCTCGCACATCCCCAGTGCCGAGATCGGCACCACGTACTTCCAGGAGACCCACCCGGACCGCCTCTTCCAGGAGTGCAGCCACTACAGCGAGCTGGTCGCGAACCCGGCGCAGATGCCGCGGGTGCTGCACACCGCGATCCAGCACGCCGTGGGCCGGGGCGGCGTGTCGGTGGTGACCCTGCCGGGCGACGTCGCCGGACAGCCCGCCCCCTCCCCGGGCAGCACCGAGCACGCACTGGTCAGCAGCCGGCCCTCCGTGCGGCCGGGCGACGCGGAGATCGACGAGCTGGCCCGGATGGTCGACGCGGCCCGCCGGGTCACCCTCTTCTGCGGCAGCGGCACCGCGGGCGCGCACGACGAGGTGATGGCGTTCGCCGAGAGGATCAAGGCCCCGGTCGGGCACGCCCTGCGCGGCAAGGAGCACATTCAGTACGACAATCCCTATGACGTCGGCATGAGCGGCCTGCTCGGCTACGGCGCCGCCTACGAGGCGATGCACGAGTGCGACCTGCTGGTGCTGCTGGGCACCGACTTCCCGTACAACGCGTTCCTCCCCGACGACGTGGCGATCGTCCAGGTCGACGTCCGGCCCGAGCACCTGGGGCGGCGCTCCCGGCTGGACCTGGCGGTGTGGGGCGACGTGGGGGAGACGCTGCGGGCGCTGACCCCGAGGGTGCGGGAGAAGAACGACCGCGCGTTCCTGGACCGGATGCTGCGCAAGCACACCGCGGCGCTCGAAGGGGTCGTGCGGGCCTACACCCGCAAGGTCGAGAAGCACGTGCCGATCCATCCCGAGTACGTGGCCTCCGTGCTGGACGACATGGCCGACGACGACGCCGTGTTCACCGTCGACACCGGGATGTGCAACGTGTGGGCGGCCCGCTACCTGACGCCCAACGGGCGCCGCAGGGTGATCGGTTCGTTCTCCCACGGCTCGATGGCCAACGCGCTGCCGCAGGCGATCGGCGCGCAGTTCCTGGACCGGCGCCGCCAGGTGGTGTCGATGTCGGGCGACGGCGGGTTCACCATGCTGATGGGGGACTTCCTCACCCTGGTCCAGTACGACCTGCCGGTGAAGGTGGTGCTGTTCAACAACTCCTCGCTCGGCATGGTCGAGTTGGAGATGATGGTCGAGGGGCTGCCCGCCTACGGCACCACCAACCGCAACCCGGACTTCGCCGCGCTGGCCCAGGCCGCCGGCGCCTACGCGGTACGGGTGGAGAAGCCCAAGCACCTGCGGGCCGCGCTCAAGGACGCGTTCCGGCACAAGGGCCCCGCGCTGGTGGACGTGGTCACCGACCCGCACGCGCTGTCCATCCCGCCGAGGATCACCGGGGAGCAGATCAGCGGCTTCGCCCTGTCGATGGGCCGCACGGTGCTCGACGGCGGCGTCGGCAAGATGGTGCAGCTGGCCCGCTCCAACCTGCGCAACGTCCCCCGTCCCTGA
- a CDS encoding FAD binding domain-containing protein, whose amino-acid sequence MEFLRPATWQEALAAKAEHPDAVPIAGGTDVMVEINFDHRRPRHLLDLGRIGELAEWEDAGDAVRLGAAVPYTRIIERLGGRLPGLAQAARTVASPQIRNRGGVGGNLGTASPAGDAHPALLAAGAEVEAESAHGTRMIPIDAFYTGVKRNALRPEELIRAVHVRRATGPQSFSKVGTRNAMVIAVCAFAVALHPAARRVRTGIGSAAPTPVRAVAAEEFLAAALDEAGLWESRGPLPPSLAGRYAALAAGAANPIDDVRGTAAYRRHALGVLARRTLAWSWQQYRDGREGSTACG is encoded by the coding sequence ATGGAGTTCCTGCGCCCCGCCACCTGGCAGGAGGCGCTCGCCGCCAAGGCCGAGCACCCCGACGCGGTGCCGATCGCCGGCGGCACGGACGTCATGGTCGAGATCAACTTCGACCACCGCCGGCCCCGCCACCTGCTGGACCTCGGCCGGATCGGGGAGCTCGCGGAGTGGGAGGACGCCGGGGACGCCGTCCGGCTGGGCGCTGCCGTGCCGTACACGAGGATCATCGAGCGGCTGGGCGGGCGGCTGCCCGGGCTGGCACAGGCCGCCCGCACCGTCGCCTCGCCGCAGATCCGCAACCGGGGCGGCGTCGGCGGCAACCTCGGCACCGCCTCCCCGGCCGGCGACGCGCACCCGGCGCTGCTGGCCGCCGGGGCGGAGGTGGAGGCGGAGTCGGCGCACGGCACCCGGATGATCCCGATCGACGCGTTCTACACCGGCGTCAAGCGCAACGCGCTGCGGCCCGAGGAGCTGATCCGCGCCGTCCACGTCCGCCGGGCGACCGGGCCGCAGTCCTTCTCCAAGGTCGGCACCCGCAACGCGATGGTGATCGCCGTCTGCGCGTTCGCCGTCGCGCTGCACCCGGCGGCCCGGCGGGTGCGCACCGGCATCGGGTCGGCCGCGCCGACCCCGGTACGGGCGGTCGCCGCCGAGGAGTTCCTGGCCGCCGCGCTCGACGAGGCCGGCCTGTGGGAGAGCCGCGGACCGCTGCCGCCCTCGCTGGCCGGGCGGTACGCGGCGCTGGCGGCCGGCGCCGCCAACCCCATCGACGACGTGCGCGGCACCGCCGCGTACCGCCGCCACGCGCTGGGCGTGCTGGCCCGGCGCACCCTCGCGTGGAGCTGGCAGCAGTACCGGGACGGACGAGAGGGGAGCACGGCATGCGGGTGA
- a CDS encoding PucR family transcriptional regulator, protein MRLRALLEAEVLGLRLLGGEAELDRAVRGVMTTDLHGPSRYLSGGELVLTGMAWRHSPADSEPFARVLAAAGVAALGAGEAGVGAIPQDLVDACARHGLPLFAVDERVAFATVTEYVLRRVSGERAGDLAALVDRHRRLMAPGPGGSGPGAVLDLLSTDLDLRAWVLSSTGRGVAGAERQLPAPVRAELAGAQQAARRTGRPGPYRVAVQGRVYSLFPVRAGDPDADVRETVLSDWFLAVEADAGEWPAERLDLLDGVCRLIAVERERRDAARTVRRRLAAEVFDLVASGAPAAETGARLRAAQPILVPGTDRVPCWQVVVARVDWADGAVPSGPSARALLEELLAEPSDAGPQPSDRVAVTTAEGRAMALVPLLPRPASAPGDPRPEEPEGPEGPEAEAGTGTEAGTEAGAGDVPGDVLGGAASGGTEAGPAAGTEGGPAAAPEAGAEAGPERLRAERLLAAVRGPLARGLGEDGRLTIGVSAPVHSPEGLRGALEEARHARRVAAARPGPVSAAGHDELASHVLLLPFVPDDVRLAFTARLLDPLREYDRRHRAELIPTLEAFLDCDGSWTRCATRLHLHVNTLRYRVGRIEQLTGRDLSRLEDKLDFFLALRMS, encoded by the coding sequence ATGCGGCTGCGCGCACTGCTGGAGGCCGAGGTCCTCGGCCTGCGACTGCTGGGTGGCGAGGCGGAGCTGGACCGCGCGGTGCGGGGTGTGATGACCACCGACCTGCACGGCCCCAGCCGCTACCTCTCCGGCGGCGAGCTGGTCCTCACCGGTATGGCCTGGCGGCACTCCCCTGCCGACTCCGAGCCGTTCGCGCGGGTGCTGGCGGCGGCCGGGGTGGCCGCGCTGGGCGCCGGGGAGGCCGGCGTGGGGGCGATCCCGCAGGACCTGGTGGACGCCTGCGCGCGGCACGGCCTGCCGCTGTTCGCCGTCGACGAGCGGGTGGCGTTCGCGACCGTCACCGAGTACGTCCTGCGGCGCGTGTCCGGCGAACGGGCCGGCGACCTGGCGGCGCTGGTGGACCGGCACCGGCGGCTGATGGCGCCCGGCCCGGGCGGCTCCGGCCCCGGCGCGGTCCTGGACCTGCTCAGCACGGACCTCGACCTGCGGGCGTGGGTGCTGTCGTCCACCGGGCGCGGGGTCGCCGGCGCCGAGCGGCAGCTCCCCGCGCCGGTGCGCGCCGAACTCGCCGGCGCCCAGCAGGCCGCGCGCCGCACCGGCCGCCCGGGCCCCTACCGGGTGGCGGTGCAGGGCCGCGTCTACTCCCTCTTCCCGGTCCGCGCGGGCGACCCGGACGCGGATGTGCGCGAGACGGTGCTGTCGGACTGGTTCCTGGCGGTGGAGGCGGACGCGGGCGAGTGGCCCGCCGAGCGCCTCGACCTGCTGGACGGGGTGTGCCGGCTGATCGCGGTGGAGCGGGAGCGCCGGGACGCCGCCCGCACGGTGCGGCGGCGGCTGGCCGCGGAGGTCTTCGACCTGGTCGCGAGCGGCGCCCCGGCCGCCGAGACCGGGGCTCGGCTGCGAGCCGCCCAGCCGATACTGGTGCCGGGCACGGACCGGGTGCCGTGCTGGCAGGTCGTGGTGGCCCGGGTGGACTGGGCCGACGGCGCGGTGCCGTCGGGGCCGTCCGCGCGGGCGCTGCTGGAGGAGTTGCTGGCCGAACCGTCCGACGCGGGACCGCAGCCGTCGGACCGGGTGGCGGTCACCACCGCGGAGGGTCGGGCGATGGCCCTGGTGCCCCTGCTTCCGCGTCCGGCGTCCGCCCCCGGAGACCCGCGCCCGGAAGAGCCGGAAGGGCCGGAAGGACCGGAAGCCGAGGCGGGGACGGGCACGGAGGCTGGTACGGAGGCCGGCGCGGGGGACGTCCCAGGAGATGTCCTGGGCGGCGCCGCGTCCGGCGGCACGGAAGCAGGACCGGCGGCGGGCACGGAAGGCGGGCCGGCGGCAGCGCCCGAGGCCGGGGCGGAGGCAGGGCCCGAACGGCTGCGTGCCGAGCGGCTGCTGGCGGCCGTTCGCGGGCCGCTGGCGCGCGGCCTGGGTGAGGACGGCCGGCTGACCATCGGCGTGAGCGCCCCGGTGCACTCCCCCGAGGGCCTGCGCGGCGCGCTGGAGGAGGCGCGGCACGCCCGGCGGGTGGCGGCGGCCCGGCCCGGCCCGGTCAGCGCGGCCGGGCACGACGAGCTGGCCTCGCACGTGCTGCTGCTGCCGTTCGTGCCCGACGACGTCCGACTGGCCTTCACCGCCCGCCTGCTGGACCCGCTGCGGGAGTACGACCGGCGGCACCGGGCGGAGCTGATCCCGACGCTGGAGGCGTTCCTCGACTGCGACGGCTCCTGGACCCGCTGCGCCACCCGGCTGCACCTGCACGTCAACACGCTGCGCTATCGCGTCGGCCGGATCGAGCAGCTCACCGGCCGCGACCTTTCCCGGCTGGAGGACAAGCTGGACTTCTTCCTCGCGCTGCGAATGAGCTGA
- a CDS encoding GntR family transcriptional regulator, with amino-acid sequence MESAEPAAAYGRLPEQAGRPADRRAPDAGPGPEAAAGPGAPSERPPARLPERLSVRDQVVDALRSALVRGELAPGNVYSAPELAGRYGVSATPVREAMQLLAREGAVEVLPNRGFRVAEYTARDVAELAEVRALLEVPVLVRLAGSRPFDHWAPLGPLAAAAADAAARGDRGVYGEADRAFHQALLGGCGNQRLLAVADEMHRRAQWPALLAAAPPRAGGLAAAAAEHFALLGALSCGDLERVERLARAHLGC; translated from the coding sequence GTGGAGTCAGCCGAGCCTGCCGCCGCGTACGGACGGCTGCCGGAGCAGGCGGGCCGTCCTGCTGACCGTCGCGCGCCGGACGCCGGACCGGGGCCGGAGGCAGCTGCCGGGCCGGGCGCCCCGTCGGAGCGTCCGCCGGCCCGGCTGCCCGAGCGGCTGTCCGTGCGCGACCAGGTGGTGGACGCGCTGCGGTCCGCGCTGGTGCGCGGTGAACTGGCACCCGGCAACGTCTACTCCGCGCCGGAGCTGGCCGGACGCTACGGGGTGTCGGCGACGCCGGTGCGCGAGGCGATGCAGCTGCTGGCCCGCGAGGGCGCGGTGGAGGTGCTGCCCAACCGCGGCTTCCGCGTCGCCGAGTACACCGCTCGCGACGTCGCCGAGCTGGCCGAGGTGCGGGCACTGCTGGAGGTGCCGGTACTGGTGCGGCTGGCCGGCAGCCGGCCGTTCGACCACTGGGCGCCGCTGGGTCCGCTGGCCGCCGCCGCGGCCGACGCCGCCGCCCGCGGCGACCGGGGCGTGTACGGCGAGGCCGACCGGGCCTTCCACCAGGCCCTGCTCGGCGGCTGCGGCAACCAGCGGCTGCTGGCCGTGGCGGACGAGATGCACCGCAGGGCGCAGTGGCCGGCGCTGCTCGCCGCCGCGCCGCCCCGGGCCGGCGGCCTCGCCGCGGCGGCGGCCGAGCACTTCGCCCTGCTGGGAGCGCTGTCCTGCGGCGACCTGGAGCGGGTGGAACGCCTGGCCCGAGCCCACCTCGGCTGCTGA
- a CDS encoding (2Fe-2S)-binding protein — protein sequence MRVTFTVNGRGQTADDVWEGESLLFVLRERLGLPGSKNACEQGECGSCTVRLDGVPVCSCLVAAGQAEGREVLTVEGLAGPDGTLSVVQQAFLDAGAVQCGFCTPGLLVAADELLERDPSPGDGDIREALSGNLCRCTGYEKILDAVRLAAARTEQAV from the coding sequence ATGCGGGTGACGTTCACCGTCAACGGCCGCGGACAGACCGCCGACGACGTGTGGGAGGGCGAGAGCCTGCTGTTCGTGCTGCGCGAGCGGCTCGGCCTGCCGGGCTCCAAGAACGCCTGCGAACAGGGCGAGTGCGGGTCGTGCACGGTCCGCCTGGACGGTGTGCCGGTCTGCTCCTGCCTGGTCGCGGCCGGGCAGGCCGAGGGCCGGGAGGTGCTGACCGTGGAGGGGCTGGCCGGGCCGGACGGCACGCTGTCCGTCGTCCAGCAGGCGTTCCTGGACGCCGGCGCCGTCCAGTGCGGCTTCTGCACCCCCGGGCTGCTGGTCGCGGCCGACGAGCTGCTGGAGCGCGACCCCTCGCCCGGCGACGGCGACATCCGCGAGGCGCTGTCGGGCAACCTGTGCCGCTGCACCGGCTACGAGAAGATCCTCGACGCTGTCCGCCTCGCGGCCGCCCGCACGGAACAGGCGGTGTGA